In a single window of the Acidobacteriota bacterium genome:
- a CDS encoding efflux RND transporter permease subunit, which produces MSLAEFSVRRPVAILTISVAITLFGSLAFNQLPLELLPDLSYPTLTVQTGYADAAPTSVEQFVSRPLEETVGVIPGLRSLRSVSRAGISEVILEFEWDEEMDFAAMDAREKVNLVELPREADRPRVLRFDPTLDPIVRLAFHGDRPLDEVRQIADRWLKPRLESIPGVAAAKVRGGLAPEIQVDVDTARLAALGLTLDELATALRADNVNRPGGVLKDWGSVYLVRTLNEFEDLDQLRKTIVRDGEGGRVRVEDVAVVHRGHKDRVEITRASGEEIVEISLHKEGSSNTIVVSDEIQERLASIQAELAEGLELRILTDQSIYVRDALAQVKSAALFGGLLAILVLYFFLRDAISTLIVGITIPLSVVATFLPMLKTGVSLNIMSLGGLALGVGMLVDNSIVVLESIDRHHGQGKSRRESAIDGARQVTGAVIAATLTTISVFLPIVFVQGIAGQLFYDLAVTVCLSLLASLVVSLTLIPALYAVLASLMETLRVEGRQGGRWPWPAWPGWPAPSPHLSRRLARPFLFLGVTVIRLLLAILRPVVAVVFGVFWILDRIFRIATAPFRWALGALTRVYPSGLRSALRYRWLWLPLAFALFVVALLAVPRLGTQLVPDLSQGEFAFRMRMPEGSTLESSDSVVARIESSIVNDPNMERMFSVVGSLPSSASGQQTVGENLAQMNFVLSDRGASGDPQDETRSIQAVRRALDRFPDVEAELIRPSVLSMRPAIAVQLFGDDLEELDRGSEQVAAALSRLDGVEDIRTSSQPGNPEITVVLDRERAASYGIRVSDLGRTLQQQIRGEVIGPFREREDRIDIRLRAVENARDRASAVEDLRIRLENGTTVPVAAVADVQFDRGPAAIHRYRGTRVTEVTAQVRQADVGAVLQSVRDAVAEVPLPHTVVAEMGGQDEDLKVSFDSLRMALLLAIFMVYVVMAVQFESFRYPLVILLSVPLGIVGVVAALGITGTPISVLALIGAVMLAGIVVNNAIVLVDAIRRRRQEGEPMDTAIVEAGAERFRPIIMTTTTTVLALLPMALGLGAGDELRRPLALTVIGGLSVATVLTLIVIPCLYRSMSPDASKTEPVAADLRAAPQGEG; this is translated from the coding sequence GTGTCGCTAGCTGAGTTCTCGGTCCGCCGACCGGTCGCGATCCTGACGATCTCAGTCGCGATCACGCTGTTCGGCTCGCTTGCGTTCAACCAGCTCCCGCTGGAACTGCTTCCAGATCTCTCCTATCCCACGCTGACGGTGCAGACCGGCTACGCCGATGCCGCTCCGACATCGGTGGAGCAGTTCGTCAGCCGACCGCTGGAGGAGACCGTCGGCGTCATTCCCGGGCTTCGCTCGCTGCGCTCCGTTTCACGCGCCGGGATATCGGAAGTGATCCTGGAGTTCGAGTGGGATGAGGAGATGGATTTTGCCGCGATGGACGCGCGAGAGAAGGTCAATCTTGTCGAACTCCCTCGCGAGGCGGACCGTCCTCGCGTCCTGAGGTTCGATCCGACCCTCGACCCCATTGTGCGTCTGGCGTTCCATGGCGATCGCCCCCTGGACGAGGTCCGCCAGATCGCGGATCGCTGGCTCAAGCCTCGACTGGAGTCGATCCCCGGCGTGGCGGCGGCCAAGGTCCGCGGAGGACTTGCACCGGAGATCCAGGTCGACGTCGATACGGCACGCCTTGCAGCCCTGGGGCTGACCCTGGACGAACTGGCGACGGCCTTGCGGGCCGACAACGTCAATCGTCCCGGCGGCGTCCTCAAGGACTGGGGCTCCGTCTACCTCGTTCGGACCCTCAACGAGTTCGAGGATCTCGATCAGCTGCGCAAGACCATCGTCCGTGACGGCGAGGGAGGCCGGGTGCGGGTCGAGGATGTGGCGGTCGTTCATCGCGGGCACAAGGACCGCGTGGAGATCACCCGCGCCTCCGGCGAGGAGATCGTCGAGATCTCCCTTCACAAGGAAGGCTCATCGAACACGATCGTCGTATCGGACGAAATCCAGGAACGACTGGCTTCCATCCAGGCCGAGTTGGCCGAAGGGCTCGAACTGCGAATCCTCACCGACCAGTCGATCTATGTTCGGGATGCGCTTGCGCAGGTCAAGTCTGCCGCGTTGTTCGGCGGTCTCCTGGCAATTCTTGTCCTGTACTTCTTTCTAAGAGATGCCATCTCGACATTGATTGTCGGAATCACCATCCCGCTATCGGTCGTGGCGACGTTTCTGCCGATGCTGAAGACGGGTGTCAGCCTGAACATCATGTCCCTCGGCGGCCTGGCGCTTGGCGTCGGCATGCTGGTCGATAACTCGATCGTCGTGCTCGAGTCCATCGACCGACACCACGGTCAGGGGAAGTCCCGCCGGGAGTCGGCCATCGACGGTGCGCGACAGGTTACCGGCGCCGTGATCGCAGCCACCCTGACGACCATCTCGGTGTTTCTTCCCATCGTCTTCGTACAGGGCATCGCCGGGCAACTGTTCTATGACCTGGCGGTCACGGTCTGCCTCTCGTTGCTGGCATCCCTGGTGGTGTCTCTGACGCTGATCCCGGCCCTCTATGCAGTCCTGGCATCGCTCATGGAGACCCTTCGTGTCGAGGGACGCCAGGGCGGGCGTTGGCCGTGGCCCGCATGGCCCGGCTGGCCCGCCCCGAGTCCGCACCTCAGTCGCAGGCTCGCGCGACCGTTTCTGTTTCTCGGTGTCACCGTGATCCGTCTGCTGCTGGCGATCCTCCGGCCGGTGGTGGCCGTCGTGTTCGGCGTGTTCTGGATCCTCGATCGGATCTTCCGGATCGCGACGGCACCGTTTCGTTGGGCGCTCGGAGCACTGACGCGGGTCTATCCCAGCGGCCTGCGCTCGGCGCTGCGTTACCGCTGGCTCTGGTTGCCGCTGGCCTTCGCCCTCTTCGTCGTCGCCCTGCTGGCCGTCCCGCGACTCGGCACCCAGCTAGTACCGGATCTCTCGCAGGGCGAGTTCGCCTTCCGCATGCGAATGCCGGAGGGAAGCACGCTGGAATCCAGCGACTCCGTCGTCGCCAGGATCGAGTCCTCGATCGTTAACGACCCCAACATGGAACGGATGTTCTCCGTCGTCGGTAGCCTCCCGTCTTCGGCATCCGGACAGCAGACCGTCGGCGAGAATCTCGCTCAGATGAACTTTGTTCTGTCGGATCGCGGTGCCAGCGGGGACCCGCAGGATGAGACTCGATCGATTCAGGCGGTCCGTCGCGCGCTCGATCGGTTCCCCGATGTCGAGGCGGAGTTGATCCGCCCGTCGGTCCTATCGATGCGTCCCGCCATCGCGGTCCAACTGTTCGGGGACGACCTCGAGGAGTTGGATCGGGGATCCGAGCAGGTCGCTGCCGCGTTGTCCCGCCTCGACGGTGTCGAGGACATTCGCACCAGTTCGCAACCGGGGAACCCGGAGATCACGGTCGTCCTCGACCGTGAACGGGCGGCATCGTATGGCATTCGTGTCTCCGATCTCGGTCGCACCCTTCAGCAGCAGATCCGTGGCGAGGTGATCGGCCCGTTTCGTGAGCGGGAGGACCGGATCGACATCCGTCTCCGCGCGGTCGAGAACGCCCGTGATCGAGCCTCGGCGGTGGAGGATCTTCGGATCCGGCTGGAGAACGGAACGACGGTGCCCGTAGCCGCGGTGGCAGACGTCCAGTTCGATCGCGGTCCCGCCGCGATCCATCGCTATCGGGGGACCCGTGTCACCGAGGTGACCGCGCAGGTCCGGCAGGCGGACGTCGGCGCCGTCCTGCAAAGTGTTCGCGATGCCGTCGCGGAGGTTCCGCTACCCCATACGGTGGTGGCGGAGATGGGTGGGCAGGACGAGGACCTGAAGGTCTCGTTCGACAGCCTGCGGATGGCCCTGTTGCTGGCAATCTTCATGGTCTACGTCGTCATGGCGGTCCAGTTCGAATCGTTCCGCTATCCGCTTGTGATTCTCCTGTCCGTACCACTGGGCATCGTCGGTGTCGTGGCCGCACTCGGTATCACCGGCACACCGATCAGCGTCCTGGCACTCATCGGCGCGGTCATGCTGGCGGGGATCGTCGTCAATAACGCCATCGTGTTGGTCGATGCCATCCGTCGGCGTCGCCAGGAAGGCGAACCGATGGACACGGCGATCGTCGAGGCAGGCGCCGAGCGTTTTCGCCCAATTATCATGACGACAACCACGACCGTCCTGGCCTTGCTGCCCATGGCGCTCGGGCTGGGAGCCGGCGACGAACTCCGTCGTCCGCTTGCGCTCACGGTCATCGGCGGGCTTTCCGTCGCCACCGTGCTGACGCTGATCGTGATTCCGTGTCTCTACCGGTCCATGTCCCCCGACGCCTCGAAGACAGAACCCGTCGCCGCGGACCTCAGAGCGGCGCCGCAGGGAGAGGGATGA
- a CDS encoding efflux RND transporter permease subunit, protein MMRLSDLPIDRPVAIGMLLICITVLGSVAVTRLPLAFMPVVLEPEIDVTIPFEGSHPLEALNDVIRPIEAEIATIPDVRRIWANAGRGDVRIEASFDWGINVDLKRMEVREAVERVRPQLPEGTGHIRIEGDTGGPDSEILGGRISANRDLSESWALLDRRIRRPLERVRGVASISLYGVEAQQVRIDLDLASLERHQIRVGELISTINDANLDLDLGAIRGASVRYDVRSEARFEDVATIRNLPLRTEGLRLRDVATVSLREPVLNYGRHLNTNFAVGFDVMKESSANTVETVARLHARLDEIRQDPELQGIEVLVWQDQGEEIMNSLNGLRNAGIFGGCLAILVLFGFLKRFSTTAIVGVSIPFSLLVTCGVMLLLGAELNVLSMLGLMLGVGMLVDNAVVVIENIYRLQGKGIPAVEAARRGARQVSLAVFAATSTTIIVWSWLFVTEAGQMTIYIGQVALTICLSVACSLLISLTFIPLAAARISPRSQPKPGFVMRRLVPRYRQLLGWSLAGNGRRLLLLGLMFLIGASAGIPIALIEKSGEPVEQKKEISINYRIHDAYTKEELEIRVDEVETLLEQNKEQLGYENIYSWYSEPNSAVTRVYLPPDQLSEETYTALRDGLEALIPTMAGIDLEIGERRGRHGGPRRKSAVSVVVRGEDPEYLETVALDVENALRELDDVHEVYGPTLNGQQEVRVRLDVERARQLGVDPDVAAGAVGFNFRGQRLRRMQHPDGEVEILLGLPEDARPGLSAIEDLPIPTREGKAVDLHNIATVDLARTPAHLNREDRETSQWVTVQFDEEAVTTEEGRARVDERMASLSLPQGYSWGWSQRMHDDDEALGIMVRGVSISLFVVLLLMTALFESFSQASAILITLPLAFFGAFWTLWLLGYTLEVVAFIGIILLIGIVVNNGIVMVDHVNSLRREGRSRTDALVEGCGDRLRPILMTAITTVTGLIPLALSQFTVAGVFVQSMAVAMIGGLVSSSLMTLVALPVWYTVVEDFGAGLLRFFRELLNVRPGQRKSVADV, encoded by the coding sequence ATGATGCGACTCTCGGATCTACCCATCGATCGTCCCGTCGCCATCGGGATGCTCCTGATCTGCATCACGGTCCTCGGTTCCGTCGCGGTTACCCGGCTGCCGCTGGCGTTCATGCCGGTGGTTCTGGAGCCCGAGATCGATGTCACCATCCCTTTCGAGGGTAGTCATCCTCTGGAGGCGTTAAACGACGTCATCCGCCCCATCGAGGCGGAGATTGCGACCATCCCCGACGTCCGTCGGATCTGGGCCAACGCCGGTCGCGGCGACGTGCGCATCGAGGCCTCCTTCGACTGGGGCATCAACGTCGATCTGAAGCGGATGGAGGTTCGTGAGGCGGTCGAGCGTGTGCGACCGCAACTCCCCGAGGGTACGGGGCACATCCGCATCGAGGGGGACACCGGAGGACCCGACTCCGAGATCCTCGGTGGCCGGATCTCCGCCAATCGCGACCTCTCCGAGTCCTGGGCCCTCCTCGACCGGCGGATCCGTCGTCCGCTCGAGCGTGTCCGCGGTGTGGCCTCGATCAGTCTCTATGGCGTCGAGGCGCAGCAGGTCCGAATCGATCTTGATCTGGCCTCCCTCGAGCGGCATCAGATCCGTGTCGGTGAGTTGATCTCGACAATCAACGACGCCAACCTCGATCTCGACCTCGGAGCCATCCGCGGGGCCAGCGTTCGTTACGACGTCCGCAGTGAGGCCCGCTTCGAGGACGTCGCCACCATCCGCAACCTGCCACTCAGGACCGAGGGCCTGCGCCTTCGTGATGTGGCCACCGTCTCGTTACGCGAGCCCGTCTTGAACTACGGCCGTCATCTGAATACCAACTTCGCCGTCGGCTTCGACGTGATGAAGGAGTCGTCCGCCAACACCGTCGAGACGGTCGCCCGTCTTCATGCGCGACTCGACGAGATCCGCCAGGATCCGGAGCTGCAGGGGATCGAGGTCCTCGTCTGGCAGGATCAGGGCGAAGAGATCATGAACTCGCTGAACGGGCTGCGGAACGCGGGCATCTTCGGTGGTTGCCTGGCGATCCTGGTGTTGTTCGGATTCCTCAAGCGATTCTCGACCACCGCCATCGTCGGCGTGTCGATCCCGTTCTCGCTCCTCGTGACCTGCGGCGTGATGCTGCTGTTGGGGGCGGAACTGAACGTTCTCTCGATGCTGGGGTTGATGCTGGGCGTCGGGATGCTGGTCGATAACGCCGTCGTCGTCATCGAGAACATCTACCGGCTCCAGGGGAAGGGGATCCCCGCAGTGGAGGCGGCCCGCCGGGGCGCCCGTCAGGTGTCGTTGGCGGTGTTCGCCGCCACCAGCACGACGATCATCGTCTGGTCCTGGCTTTTTGTGACCGAAGCCGGGCAGATGACGATCTACATCGGACAGGTCGCTCTGACCATCTGCCTCTCGGTGGCCTGCTCGCTCCTGATCTCGCTGACCTTCATCCCGCTTGCCGCGGCCCGCATCTCGCCACGATCGCAACCGAAGCCCGGCTTCGTCATGCGTCGGCTCGTTCCGCGCTATCGCCAATTGTTGGGCTGGTCGCTGGCGGGGAACGGACGACGTCTCCTCCTCCTGGGACTGATGTTTCTGATTGGCGCGTCCGCCGGGATTCCCATTGCGCTGATCGAGAAGAGCGGCGAGCCCGTGGAGCAGAAGAAAGAGATCTCGATCAACTACCGGATCCACGACGCCTACACCAAGGAGGAGTTGGAGATCCGCGTCGATGAGGTCGAGACACTCCTGGAGCAGAACAAGGAGCAACTGGGCTACGAGAACATCTACTCGTGGTACTCCGAGCCCAACTCGGCCGTCACCCGCGTCTACCTACCGCCGGATCAGCTGAGCGAAGAGACCTACACGGCGCTTCGCGATGGACTGGAGGCTCTGATCCCGACGATGGCGGGCATCGATCTTGAGATCGGCGAGCGTCGTGGTCGCCATGGGGGGCCACGTCGCAAATCGGCGGTCTCCGTGGTCGTCCGCGGAGAGGACCCGGAGTATCTGGAGACCGTTGCGTTGGATGTCGAGAACGCGCTACGCGAGTTGGACGATGTCCATGAGGTCTATGGACCCACGCTGAACGGCCAGCAAGAGGTGCGTGTCCGTCTGGATGTCGAGCGGGCCCGGCAGCTCGGCGTCGACCCCGACGTCGCCGCAGGCGCGGTGGGCTTCAACTTCCGCGGTCAGCGACTCCGTCGGATGCAACATCCCGATGGAGAGGTGGAGATCCTCCTGGGGCTCCCGGAGGATGCGCGACCGGGACTTTCCGCCATCGAGGATCTGCCGATTCCGACCCGGGAAGGCAAGGCCGTCGATCTTCATAACATCGCCACCGTCGATCTCGCTCGAACCCCCGCCCATCTCAATCGCGAGGACCGCGAGACAAGCCAATGGGTAACCGTGCAGTTCGACGAAGAAGCGGTCACGACCGAAGAGGGACGTGCCCGTGTGGACGAACGGATGGCCAGCCTCTCGCTTCCACAGGGCTACAGCTGGGGCTGGAGCCAACGGATGCATGATGACGATGAAGCCCTGGGAATCATGGTCCGCGGCGTCTCGATCTCGTTGTTCGTCGTGTTGCTGTTGATGACCGCGTTGTTCGAATCGTTCTCCCAGGCGTCGGCCATCCTGATCACCCTTCCCCTGGCGTTCTTCGGCGCCTTCTGGACCCTCTGGTTGCTGGGCTACACCCTGGAGGTCGTGGCGTTCATCGGCATCATCCTGTTGATCGGTATCGTCGTGAACAACGGGATTGTCATGGTGGATCACGTCAACTCGCTGCGACGCGAAGGACGTTCCCGAACCGATGCCCTGGTCGAAGGTTGCGGGGATCGTCTTCGCCCGATCCTGATGACGGCGATCACGACGGTCACCGGATTGATCCCGCTGGCCCTGTCCCAGTTCACCGTCGCCGGTGTCTTCGTTCAGTCGATGGCCGTCGCCATGATCGGGGGGCTTGTCTCGTCGAGCCTGATGACCCTGGTCGCGTTGCCGGTCTGGTACACGGTGGTCGAGGACTTCGGTGCGGGGCTCTTGCGCTTCTTCCGTGAGCTGTTGAACGTACGACCGGGCCAGAGGAAGTCCGTCGCCGACGTCTAG